Proteins encoded by one window of Dermacentor albipictus isolate Rhodes 1998 colony unplaced genomic scaffold, USDA_Dalb.pri_finalv2 scaffold_215, whole genome shotgun sequence:
- the LOC135917306 gene encoding myb/SANT-like DNA-binding domain-containing protein 1 has protein sequence MATASGTDEQPPARQRKPRVQWSERDTWALIKLWEDNLPSLRAQKHNGGVYDGIAQALTSMGVPRTKAQVHSKIENLGQTYRSCLKHMTTGSSPPSWPFFSEVHRFLGSLPVHDTSLMEEAGCSESTTSSTASVEELIFDMLDSGSASCEDVAEDCSPSESPVQQVESRNLASGSSECARRKRRQPAGDFQERMLEEQRRQREQFADAHKMEMDLRKEGLKLQEKLVDAMLKFFSKN, from the exons ATGGCTACGGCGAGCGGTACCGACGAACAGCCTCCGGCACGCCAAAGAAAACCGCGGGTACAGTGGTCGGAGAGAGACACCTGGGCGTTAATCAAGTTATGGGAAGACAACCTGCCCTCGCTGCGTGCGCAGAAGCACAACGGAGGCGTTTACGATGGCATTGCACAAGCATTGACGAGCATGGGTGTACCTCGCACAAAGGCGCAAGTGCACAGCAAGATAGAGAACCTGGGACAGACCTACAG GAGCTGCCTGAAACACATGACAACAGGGTCATCACCGCCGAGCTGGCCATTCTTCTCCGAAGTCCATAGGTTTCTAGGATCCCTGCCTGTTCACGATACATCTTTAATGGAAGAGGCTGGGTGCAGCGAGAGCACAACAAGCAGCACTGCCTCCGTCGAAGAA CTGATCTTCGACATGCTTGATTCCGGCTCTGCTTCTTGTGAAGACGTCGCCGAAGATTGTTCACCTTCCGAGTCGCCAGTACAACAGGTTGAATCCAGGAACCTCGCAAGTGGCAGTTCCGAATGTGCCCGCAGGAAGAGAAGGCAACCGGCTGGCGACTTTCAAGAAAGGATGCTTGAGGAGCAGCGACGGCAGAGAGAGCAGTTTGCTGATGCGCACAAAATGGAAATGGATCTCCGTAAAGAGGGGCTCAAGTTGCAAGAGAAACTTGTAGATGCAATGTTGAAGTTTTTTAGTAAAAACTGA
- the LOC135901091 gene encoding uncharacterized protein: MEVENMGDCTDTKEKVEIACILARILAAESEADAAKAVKDRIKRQLLLNGCTFYALALPTRVCNRSTWAFIRHEKWFEETVPHLGGHNFKQSFRVNPSTFRFLVESLRHVLEKQVTNMRDPITAEKRVAIGLYKLCSSAEDRTVANLFGVGRSSVNVIYREFCAAVVSVLESDWIRMITEEEMPRHIQEFEAVCDFPQAVGALDGCHFPISPPKKYATDYYNYKGWHIIILLALVDHKYRFRYCNVGAPGRCHDAHVFGVSRLSKIVNSPLFKAPVAAVGTTAVPPIILCDQAFPLTPNLMKPFGHRTVISEAERNFNCHLSGARRIVENAFGRLKARFRFIAKRMECSVGNARLAIRACCVLNNICEHFNDSVHPQWLSEVQQSNATFPQPSRRTEAEIGNASAIRTALVEYYKRRN; the protein is encoded by the exons ATGGAGGTCGAGAATATGGGGGACTGCACGGACACGAAGGAAAAAGTCGAAATAGCATGCATTTTGGCAAGgattcttgctgcagagagcgaAGCAGACGCCGCAAAGGCAGTCAAAGACCGTATTAAGCGGCAGTTGCTACTCAACGGGTGTACATTTTATGCCTTGGCGCTTCCCACGAGAGTCTGCAACCGATCGACGTGGGCTTTCATCCGCCACGAAAAGTGGTTCGAGGAGACTGTGCCTCACCTCGGTGGCCACAACTTCAAGCAGTCGTTTCGAGTGAACCCCTCAACGTTCCGGTTTCTCGTGGAAAGTCTGCGCCATGTGCTCGAAAAACAAGTTACCAACATGCGTGACCCGATCACTGCGGAAAAGCGTGTCGCCATTGGCCTCTACAAATTGTGCTCTTCTGCCGAAGATAGAACTGTGGCAAACCTCTTCGGCGTTGGGCGCTCATCCGTCAACGTCATTTACAGAGAGTTTTGCGCAGCTGTTGTCTCTGTGCTCGAAAGTGACTGGATCAGAATGATTACTGAAGAGGAAATGCCTAGGCACATCCAAGAGTTCGAAGCCGTGTGCGATTTCCCTCAagctgtcggtgcccttgatggctGCCATTTCCCTATTTCGCCTCCAAAGAAGTACGCCACCGACTACTACAACTACAAGGGTTG gCACATTATTATCCTACTAGCATTGGTCGACCACAAGTATCGATTCAGATACTGCAATGTCGGTGCCCCAGGACGCTGCCACGACGCACATGTGTTTGGTGTTTCACGGCTGTCGAAGATTGTCAACAGTCCCCTTTTCAAAGCACCTGTTGCCGCAGTGGGTACCACAGCAGTCCCACCGATAATATTATGCGATCAAGCATTTCCACTAACCCCAAACCTCATGAAGCCATTTGGACACCGAACTGTCATCAGTGAAGCTGAAAGGAATTTCAACTGTCATTTATCTGGAGCAAGGAGGATAGTTGAAAACGCATTCGGAAGGCTAAAGGCCCGGTTCCGTTTCATTGCGAAAAGAATGGAGTGTTCTGTTGGCAATGCCCGTTTGGCTATACGAGCATGCTGCGTGCTCAATAACATTTGCGAGCACTTCAACGACAGTGTCCACCCACAGTGGTTAAGTGAGGTGCAGCAGTCCAATGCTACATTTCCACAGCCATCACGCAGAACAGAAGCTGAAATTGGAAATGCATCCGCCATCAGGACAGCACTTGTGGAATATTACAAGCGAAGGAACTGA